Part of the Jatrophihabitans sp. GAS493 genome, GCTGACAAGCCGGTCTACTTCATCGCGCCGATCCTCTCCGCGGTCCCGGCCTTCGTGGCGTTCTGCGTCATCCCGTTCGGCCCGACCGTCTCGATGTTCGGACACGAGACCCAGCTGCAGCTGACCGATCTGCCGGTCGGTGTCCTGGTGGTCTTCGCCTGCTCCTCCCTCGGCGTCTACGGCATCGTGCTCTCGGGCTGGGCCTCCGGCTCCACCTACCCGCTGCTGGGCGGGCTGCGGTCCGCGGCCCAGATGATCTCCTACGAGGTCGGTATGGGGCTGTCGCTGGTGGCCGTCTTCGTCATCTCCGGCAGCATGTCCACGTCGGAGATCGTGGCCCAGCAGAGTCACGTCTGGAACGTGATCCCGCTCTTCGTCTCCTTCGCCATCTACGCCGTCTGCGTCGTCGGCGAGACGAACCGAGCCCCGTTCGACCTGGCCGAGGCCGAGTCCGAGCTCGTCGGCGGCTTCCACACGGAGTACTCGTCCTTCAAGTTCGCCATGTTCTTCCTGGCCGAGTACATCAACATGGTGACCGTCTCGGCGCTGGCGACGACCCTCTTCCTCGGCGGCTGGCACGCCCCGTGGGGCGTGCACTACTTCTGGAGCGGCTGCAACTCCGGCTGGTTCCCGGTGATCTGGTTCGTCCTCAAGGTCGTCGCCTGCATCTTCGTCTTCGTCTGGCTGCGCGGCACACTGCCCCGCATGCGTTACGACCAGTTCATGCACCTGGGTTGGAAGGTGCTCATTCCGATCAACCTGATCTGGATCATGGCCTTCACCTCGTTCCACGTCCTCACCCAGCGTGGCTGGAACCGCTTCGAAGCCTCGGGCGTCGTCTTCATTCCGGTCGTCGCGGTCATCCTGATCGTGCTGTACTCGCGGGAGATGTCCGCGGCCCGGGCGGCCGCCGAACGCGAGTACGAGGACGACTACGAAGCCTCGCTGCCACCACCCTTCCCGACACCGCCGATGGATCTCGTCGTCCCCCCGATTCGACGTTCGGTCCGTACGGCCACCACGCCAGCAGGTGCGGTGACGGCCGGTTCCGGTGCAGCCGGTGTGCCCGCCAGAAATGGAGACCCCAGCAATGGCTGACCAGACCGCGCCGCGACCCATCACCGACCCCGAGCCGCGAGGCACCCTCGGTGGATTCGCCAAGGGATTCGGACTCACCTTCGCGACGATGTTCAAGCACGTCTACACCGAGCAGTACCCCTTCGACGTGTATCCGACAGCTCCGCGCTACCACGGCCGGCACGTGCTCAACCGCCACCCGGACGGGCTGGAGAAGTGCGTCGGCTGCGAGCTCTGCGCGTGGGCCTGCCCGGCCGACGCAATCTACGTCGAGGGCGGCGACAACACCGAAGAGGCCCGGTTCTCTCCGGGTGAGCGGTACGGCAAGGTGTACCAGATCAACTATCTGCGGTGCATTTTCTGCGGATTGTGCATCGAAGCCTGCCCGACGCGATCGCTGACGATGAGCAACGAGTACGAACTGGCCCTCGATAATCGCGAGGAGCTGATCTACACCAAGGAGCAGCTGATGGCACCGCTGCTGCCCGGTATGGAGGCGCCGCCGCACGCGATGCGACTGGGCGACGACGAGAAGGCGTACTACACGATCGAGTCGCAGGATCCGCTGCAGCAGGGTGAACCGCAGAGTTCGGCCAATATCGCAGGTCGGCCGATCACCGGCAACGCCATCGAGGTCGGAAGGCACCACGGGTAATGATGAGCTCCGTTATTGCTGCTAGCCAGCCGTTGATGCACGGTGATGTTCCACTCGGTGAGGCGATCGCCTTCTGGGTGCTCGCTCCGGTCTCGCTGGCCGGTGCCATCGGTATGGTGCTGCTGCGAAACGCCGTGCACTCGGCGCTGTCGCTGGCTGCCACCATGATGGCGCTGGGCATGATCTACCTGATCGAGCAGGGCCCCTTCATCGGCCTGGTGCAGATCATCGTCTACACCGGCGCGATCATGATTCTCTTCCTGTTCGTGCTGATGCTCGTCGGACGCGACTCGTCGGACTCGATCGTGGAGACCCTGCGTGGTCAGCGCGTCGCCGCCACCTTCATCGGTCTCGGATTCGCCGTCATCGTCGCGCTCGGAGTCGGCCGCGCCTTCACCGGCGTGAAGCCGGTGGATCTGACCCAGACCAACGCCGACGGGCACAACGTCGACTCGCTAGCGGCACTGATCTTCACCAAGTACCTCTTCGCTTTCGAACTCACCTCCGCGTTGCTCATCGTCGCTGCGGTCGCCGCGATGGTGCTCGCTCACATCGAGCGGGACGAGCCGAAGCCGACTCAGAAGGCCGTCGCGCGGGACCGGATCCGCTCGGGACGCCCGCAGCCGCTGCCCGGCCCGGGCGTGCTCTCCAGTGGAAACTCGATCGGCACGCCGGCGCTCCTGCCGGACGGCTCTATCTCCACCGAATCGGTGATGGTCTCCACGCCGGGTGGAATGGACGTCTCACTCGACTCGCCTCAGCAGTACTACCCCCACCAATCCGGCCTCCCGAACCCCGGAGCAAAACCATGACCGTCCTCCTCCCCGCCGCCCTCCTGCGCTCCGCTCCTCGGTCGCTGGCGCTCCCTGCGATGCTCACTTCGGAGGCCGGCTCGTGACTGTGCTTCCCGCCGCCCTCCTGCGCTCCGCTCCTCGGTCGCTGGCGCTCCCTGCGATGTTCACTTCGGAGGCCGGCTCGTGACTGTGCTTCCCGCCGCCCGCCTGCGCTCCGCTCCTCGGTCGCTGGCGCTCCCTGCGATGCTCACTTCGGAGGCCGGCTCATGACTGTGCTTCCCGCCGCCTGCCTGCGCTCCGCTCCTCGGTCGCTGGCGCTCCCTGCGATGCTCACTTCGGAGGCCGGCTCATGACGCCTACCTATTACTTGGTGCTCTCCGCCGCTCTCTTCACCATCGGCGCCGTCGGCGTTCTGGTGCGACGTAACGCGATCGTCGTCTTCATGTGCGTGGAACTGATGCTCAACGCGGTGAATCTGACCCTGGTCACCTTCTCGCGGATCAACGGCTCGCTCGACGGCCAGATCATCGCCTTCTACGTCATGGTTGTCGCCGCGGCTGAGGTTGTGGTCGGCCTGGCGATCATCATGTCCATCTTCCGAACCCGCAGATCCGCGTCGGTCGACGACGCGAACCTGCTGAAGTACTAGGAATCAAAGGGAATTACGACGTGATTCAAGCTACTGGAATCCAGTCTGCCGCATGGCTGCTCGTCGCGCTGCCCGCGATCACAGCAGCGATACTGCTGCTGGCGGGCAAGCGCGCGGACAAGTGGGGGCACCTGCTCGGCACCGCTGTTCCCATCGTGCTCTTCGTGATCACGCTTGCGCTCTTCTTCTCCGTGAAGTCACAGACTTCGCGTGAGGTGAATCTGCATCTCTTCAGCTGGATCTCCGTCGGTTCCTTCAACGTCGACGTCGGCTTCCTCATCGACCCGTTGTCGCTCACGTTCGCGCTGCTCATCACCGGCGTCGGTTCGCTGATCCACATCTACGCGGTCGGCTACATGGATCACGACCCGGGACGCCGGCGCTTCTTCGGCTACTTCAACCTCTTCATCGCGGCGATGCTGCTGCTGGTGCTGGCCAACGGGTACCTGGTTCTCTACGTGGGCTGGGAGGGCGTCGGCGTCGCGTCGTACCTGCTAATCGGGTACTACTACAACCGCTCGTCCGCGGCGACCGCGGCCAAGAAGGCCTTCATCGCCAACCGGGTCGGTGATGTCGGACTCTCCATCGCCATCATGCTGATGTTCGCCTACCTCGGCAGCACCTCGTTCGCGGGCGTCTTCGGCGCCCTGGCCGGTGGCCACCCCGGAGTGAGCGGCACGGCGATCACCGCGATCGGGCTGATGCTGCTTCTCGGCGCCTGTGGAAAATCCGGTCAATTCCCGCTGCAGACCTGGCTCCCGGACGCCATGGAGGGCCCGACCCCGGTCTCGGCCCTCATCCACGCGGCGACGATGGTCACCGCCGGCGTCTACCTGATCTGCCGGTCGGCCCCGATCTTCGATCTCTCCGAGACGGCGCGCACCGTCGTCACCATCGTCGGTGCGATCACCCTCCTTTACGGCTGCATCTGCGCGTTCGGACAGGACGACCTCAAGAAGGTTCTCGCGTACTCCACCGTCAGCCAGATCGGCTACATGTTCCTCGCCGCTGGGCTGGGCAACGGGGTCTACGCGATCGCGATCATGCACCTGCTCGGCCACGGTTTCTTCAAGGCGGCACTCTTCCTCTCCGCCGGTGCGGTCATGCACGCGATGAACGACCGCATCGACATGCGCCGCTTCGGCGGACTGCGCACAGTCATGCCGGTAACCTTCGTCGTCTTCGTCTGCGGCTATCTGGCGATCATCGGATTCCCCTTCGCCACCGGGTACTTCACCAAGGACAAGATCATCGAGGCCGCCTTCGACAAGGGCGGCACCTCGGGCTGGATTCTGGGCATCGTGGCGCTACTCGGCGCCGGCCTCACCGCCTTCTACATGACCCGTGCGCTGATCATGACCTTCTTCGGAGAGAAGCGCTGGGAGGATGACGTCCACCCGCACGAGGCGCCGAAGTCGATGACGGTGCCGATGCTGATCCTGGCCTTCTTCTCCCTGGTCGCCGGTGGCTTGATGGTCTACGGTGGCGCCGTCCAGAACTGGCTCACCCCATCGGTCGGCCCGTCGGTCGAGGAGGGCGTGCACACCATCTCACCGATCGTGCTCACCATCATCACGCTGCTCGTGGTCGCCGGCGGCGCCGCCGGTGCCTATGTGGTCTTCGGTCAGCGTGAAGTTCCGGCCACGGCCCCGGTCGGGGTCACGCCGATCACTACCGCGGCCCGTAACAACCTCTACGCCGACGCCTTCAACGAGGCGGTTCTCATGCGCCCCGGTCAGTGGTTGACCCGAGCGCTCGTCTTCGTCGACAACAAGGGCATCGACGGTGGGGTCAACGGTCTCGCCGCCGCGCTCGGCGGCGGATCGGCCAGGCTGCGCCGAACACAGAACGGATTCGTCCGAAGTTATGCACTATCCATGTTGCTGGGCACCCTCATCGTCGTCGCCGTCCTGCTCGGCGTGAGGTTCCTCTGATGCATAACGTTGCACTCGTCGTACTGATCCTGATCCCGCTCCTCGGGTCGATCGCTGTCTTCTCCCTGCCGGCTGGCCAGAATCAGGCCGCCAAGGTCACTGCCCTGGGCGTCTCGCTGCTCACCGTCGTCTACACCGGTGCCCTGGCGATCGCCTACGACACCAGCGCAACCGCGCCGCGCTTCCAGTTCCAAGGGAGTTGGAACTGGATCAAGTCCCTCGGCGTCCATTTCGCCTTCGGGGTCGACGGCATCGCCTTCGTCCTGGTCGGCATGTCGGTCATCCTGGTGCCCTGCGTCGTGCTCGCCTCCTGGAACTCCTTCGACAGCGCCGAGGGCTCCGAGGAGGCGGACGAGAAGCCGCGCAGCGTGAAGACGTTCTTCGGGCTGCTGCTCCTCCTGGAATTCTTCATGGTCGGTGTCTTCGTCGTCACCGACGTCTTCCTCTTCTACGTCTTCTTCGAGGCGATGCTGGTTCCGATGTACTTCATCATCGGGTTCTTCGGCGGCCCGCGCCGTCAGTACGCGGCGATGAAGTTCTTCCTGTACTCCCTGGTCGGCGGCCTGCTCATGCTGGCCTCTGTCATCGGCCTCTACATCACCAGCGGCCAGAGCACCTTCGCCTTCACCGACCTCATCGGGACGATCCCCGACAACGCGACCCAGAAGTGGCTCTTCCTCGGCTTCTTCATCGCCTTCGCGATCAAGGCTCCGCTGGTGCCCTTCCACACCTGGCTGCCGGACGCCGGTTCCGAGGCTCCGGCCGGGGGTGCGGCGATCCTGGTCGGTGTCCTCGACAAGGTCGGCACTTTCGGATTCCTGCGCTACTGCCTGCCGCTCTTCCCGGCCGCCTCCAAGTGGTTCGCTCCGACCGTGCTCGTGCTGTCGGTGGTCGGCATCCTCTACGCCGCCTTCGTGGCGATCGGCCAGCGAGACATGAAGCGACTTGTCTCATACACCTCGATCGCCCACTTCGGCTACATCGGGATCGGTATCTTCGCCTTCACCACCCAGGGCGGAACCGGTGCCGTCTTCTACATGGTCAACCACGGCCTCTCGACGGGCGTGCTCTTCATCGTCATCGGCATGTTGATCACACGCGGCAAGAGTCGCCAGATCGCCGACTACGCCGGCACCGCGAAGATCACCCCCCGGTTGGGCGGCGCGTTCCTGCTGGCCGGCCTGTCGGCCATCGCGCTGCCCGGCATGAGCACCTTCATCAGTGAATTCCTGGTGCTCGTCGGTACCTTCACCCGGCACAAGACCATCGCCGTGCTAGCCACGCTCGGCATCGTGCTGGCCGCCATCTACATCCTGTACCTGTATCAGCGGACCATGCAGGGTCCGGTCATCGACAAGGTGAAGAAGTTCAAGGACCTCAACAAGCGCGAGCTCTGCGCGGTGGCCCCGCTGCTGGCGCTGATCATCTTCCTCGGCGTCTATCCGAAGCCCGTCCTCGACGTGATCAACCCTGCAGTGCAAGCGACGTTGCATGACGTCGGCGTCACTGATCCACTTCCCGCGTCTGTCCACGGAGGAGTCAAGTGACCTCGCACTACGTACTGGCCGCGAGTGACACGGCGACGCTGCACGCGCCGTCGATCGCCTACCACGCGTTGGCCCCGATTCTCATCGTGCTGATCACCGCCTGCCTGGGCGTGCTCGTCGAAGCGTTCATCCCGCGCAAGGAACGCTTCAACCTGCAGCTCGTGGTGAGCCTGGTCGGCCTGCTGGGTGCCCTCGTTGCCGTCGGTCTGCTGCACAACGTGGAACTCTCGACGGTCTCCGGTGCCATCTCCGTCGACGGAGCCGGGCTCTTCATCCAGGG contains:
- the nuoH gene encoding NADH-quinone oxidoreductase subunit NuoH; the protein is MSLPIADAVTPISVDVPGFTSEPVWLVIIKVLMVFAFLVVMTLFSIVFERKVVGRMQNRIGPNRVGPWGILQSLADGVKLAFKEEIIPILADKPVYFIAPILSAVPAFVAFCVIPFGPTVSMFGHETQLQLTDLPVGVLVVFACSSLGVYGIVLSGWASGSTYPLLGGLRSAAQMISYEVGMGLSLVAVFVISGSMSTSEIVAQQSHVWNVIPLFVSFAIYAVCVVGETNRAPFDLAEAESELVGGFHTEYSSFKFAMFFLAEYINMVTVSALATTLFLGGWHAPWGVHYFWSGCNSGWFPVIWFVLKVVACIFVFVWLRGTLPRMRYDQFMHLGWKVLIPINLIWIMAFTSFHVLTQRGWNRFEASGVVFIPVVAVILIVLYSREMSAARAAAEREYEDDYEASLPPPFPTPPMDLVVPPIRRSVRTATTPAGAVTAGSGAAGVPARNGDPSNG
- the nuoI gene encoding NADH-quinone oxidoreductase subunit NuoI; the encoded protein is MADQTAPRPITDPEPRGTLGGFAKGFGLTFATMFKHVYTEQYPFDVYPTAPRYHGRHVLNRHPDGLEKCVGCELCAWACPADAIYVEGGDNTEEARFSPGERYGKVYQINYLRCIFCGLCIEACPTRSLTMSNEYELALDNREELIYTKEQLMAPLLPGMEAPPHAMRLGDDEKAYYTIESQDPLQQGEPQSSANIAGRPITGNAIEVGRHHG
- a CDS encoding NADH-quinone oxidoreductase subunit J, with the protein product MHGDVPLGEAIAFWVLAPVSLAGAIGMVLLRNAVHSALSLAATMMALGMIYLIEQGPFIGLVQIIVYTGAIMILFLFVLMLVGRDSSDSIVETLRGQRVAATFIGLGFAVIVALGVGRAFTGVKPVDLTQTNADGHNVDSLAALIFTKYLFAFELTSALLIVAAVAAMVLAHIERDEPKPTQKAVARDRIRSGRPQPLPGPGVLSSGNSIGTPALLPDGSISTESVMVSTPGGMDVSLDSPQQYYPHQSGLPNPGAKP
- the nuoK gene encoding NADH-quinone oxidoreductase subunit NuoK, which produces MTPTYYLVLSAALFTIGAVGVLVRRNAIVVFMCVELMLNAVNLTLVTFSRINGSLDGQIIAFYVMVVAAAEVVVGLAIIMSIFRTRRSASVDDANLLKY
- the nuoL gene encoding NADH-quinone oxidoreductase subunit L — encoded protein: MIQATGIQSAAWLLVALPAITAAILLLAGKRADKWGHLLGTAVPIVLFVITLALFFSVKSQTSREVNLHLFSWISVGSFNVDVGFLIDPLSLTFALLITGVGSLIHIYAVGYMDHDPGRRRFFGYFNLFIAAMLLLVLANGYLVLYVGWEGVGVASYLLIGYYYNRSSAATAAKKAFIANRVGDVGLSIAIMLMFAYLGSTSFAGVFGALAGGHPGVSGTAITAIGLMLLLGACGKSGQFPLQTWLPDAMEGPTPVSALIHAATMVTAGVYLICRSAPIFDLSETARTVVTIVGAITLLYGCICAFGQDDLKKVLAYSTVSQIGYMFLAAGLGNGVYAIAIMHLLGHGFFKAALFLSAGAVMHAMNDRIDMRRFGGLRTVMPVTFVVFVCGYLAIIGFPFATGYFTKDKIIEAAFDKGGTSGWILGIVALLGAGLTAFYMTRALIMTFFGEKRWEDDVHPHEAPKSMTVPMLILAFFSLVAGGLMVYGGAVQNWLTPSVGPSVEEGVHTISPIVLTIITLLVVAGGAAGAYVVFGQREVPATAPVGVTPITTAARNNLYADAFNEAVLMRPGQWLTRALVFVDNKGIDGGVNGLAAALGGGSARLRRTQNGFVRSYALSMLLGTLIVVAVLLGVRFL
- a CDS encoding NADH-quinone oxidoreductase subunit M, which translates into the protein MHNVALVVLILIPLLGSIAVFSLPAGQNQAAKVTALGVSLLTVVYTGALAIAYDTSATAPRFQFQGSWNWIKSLGVHFAFGVDGIAFVLVGMSVILVPCVVLASWNSFDSAEGSEEADEKPRSVKTFFGLLLLLEFFMVGVFVVTDVFLFYVFFEAMLVPMYFIIGFFGGPRRQYAAMKFFLYSLVGGLLMLASVIGLYITSGQSTFAFTDLIGTIPDNATQKWLFLGFFIAFAIKAPLVPFHTWLPDAGSEAPAGGAAILVGVLDKVGTFGFLRYCLPLFPAASKWFAPTVLVLSVVGILYAAFVAIGQRDMKRLVSYTSIAHFGYIGIGIFAFTTQGGTGAVFYMVNHGLSTGVLFIVIGMLITRGKSRQIADYAGTAKITPRLGGAFLLAGLSAIALPGMSTFISEFLVLVGTFTRHKTIAVLATLGIVLAAIYILYLYQRTMQGPVIDKVKKFKDLNKRELCAVAPLLALIIFLGVYPKPVLDVINPAVQATLHDVGVTDPLPASVHGGVK